One segment of Solanum stenotomum isolate F172 chromosome 1, ASM1918654v1, whole genome shotgun sequence DNA contains the following:
- the LOC125868708 gene encoding auxin-induced protein 15A-like translates to MAIRMPRIIKKSSDIPKGHFAVYVGEKQKKRFVIPISFLSEPLFQDLLNQAEEEFGFDHPMGGVTIPCTEDLFINLTSRLRK, encoded by the coding sequence ATGGCTATCCGTATGCCTCGAATAATCAAGAAGTCTTCAGATATTCCCAAGGGTCACTTTGCTGTGTATGTTGGAGAGAAACAGAAGAAGAGATTTGTGATTCCGATATCATTCTTGAGTGAACCTTTGTTTCAAGATTTGCTTAATCAAGCTGAGGAAGAATTCGGCTTTGATCATCCAATGGGTGGTGTCACAATTCCCTGCACCGAGGATTTGTTCATTAATCTTACATCTCGCTTGAGGAAGTGA